A window of Chloracidobacterium sp. N contains these coding sequences:
- a CDS encoding monovalent cation:proton antiporter family protein, with protein sequence MHIEIPVLRDIVLLLLASLPIVFVCGRLRLPTIIGYMLTGVVIGPSGLGVIGDVHAVETLAEIGVVLLLFTIGLEFSLEKLLAMQRVVFLGGGMQVGVTIVAAMLLAHWGVGLAWPSAIFVGFLVALSSTAIVLKTYVDRAESDTPHGRMAIGILLFQDLCIVPMMLFLPLLSGQRTANLWYILKTLGLAAGSVLLIMLLARRVFPFLLQWLVTLRSREVFVSFAVLACLGTAWLTSQAGLSLALGAFIAGVVLSESEYSHQIVADILPFRDIFNGIFFVSIGMLLSLEVLTTTWPVVLGLVALIVVGKTLLAFAAVKALGRTPRVALMAALGIAQIGEFSFVLLKVGAEAGLLEGAAYQTFLAASILTMLATPFLIGLAPALGYQAGRWTGIADTPDAGAAELPPVSGHVIIAGYGLNGRNLARVLRAAGIPYRIIELNIESIRAGRKQGEPILYGDGTRREVLHAARIEAARVLVVAISDATATRRIAALAREMNPNLHIIVRTRFVSEMNGLYALGVQQVIPEEFETSLEIFARVLREYGLSRQYIQQQVEMIRREGYRLLDADCPERTTLITELATVIENATTLALRLPSEGLAIGQSLRKLALRPTFGVTVVAVQRGAETTVNPDADFVLEAGDVLVLLGRPEKLESATAYLTGQASLVEGERVP encoded by the coding sequence ATGCACATCGAGATTCCTGTGCTGCGGGATATTGTCCTGCTGCTGCTGGCTTCACTGCCCATTGTTTTCGTCTGTGGACGGCTGCGGCTGCCGACCATCATCGGCTACATGCTGACCGGGGTGGTCATTGGCCCGTCCGGGTTGGGCGTCATTGGTGATGTGCATGCCGTCGAGACGCTGGCCGAAATCGGCGTCGTGTTGTTGCTGTTCACGATTGGGCTGGAATTCTCGCTTGAAAAGCTGCTGGCCATGCAGCGGGTCGTGTTTCTGGGTGGCGGGATGCAGGTTGGCGTGACGATTGTCGCCGCCATGCTGCTGGCCCACTGGGGCGTTGGTTTGGCGTGGCCATCGGCCATTTTCGTTGGCTTTCTCGTGGCGCTTTCCAGCACGGCGATTGTTCTCAAGACCTACGTGGACCGGGCTGAGTCCGACACGCCGCACGGGCGGATGGCGATTGGCATTTTGCTGTTTCAGGACCTGTGCATCGTCCCGATGATGTTGTTTCTGCCGCTGCTGTCGGGGCAGCGGACGGCCAACCTCTGGTACATCCTGAAAACCCTGGGGCTGGCTGCTGGGTCTGTGTTGCTCATCATGCTGCTGGCGCGGCGTGTCTTTCCCTTTCTGCTGCAGTGGCTGGTGACGCTGCGCAGCCGGGAGGTGTTTGTGAGTTTTGCCGTGCTCGCCTGTCTGGGAACCGCCTGGCTTACGTCCCAGGCCGGATTGTCGCTGGCACTCGGCGCGTTCATTGCCGGGGTGGTGCTGTCGGAGTCGGAATACAGCCACCAGATCGTGGCAGACATCCTTCCGTTTCGGGACATTTTCAACGGCATCTTTTTTGTGTCCATCGGGATGCTGCTGTCGCTGGAGGTTCTGACGACGACCTGGCCGGTGGTGCTCGGGTTGGTGGCGCTCATTGTGGTGGGCAAAACGCTGCTGGCATTTGCGGCCGTCAAGGCGTTGGGTCGCACGCCGCGCGTGGCTTTGATGGCGGCTCTGGGCATCGCCCAGATTGGGGAGTTTTCGTTCGTCCTGCTCAAGGTGGGAGCTGAGGCCGGTCTGCTGGAAGGTGCGGCTTACCAAACCTTCCTGGCGGCTTCGATTCTGACGATGCTAGCCACGCCGTTTCTCATTGGTCTGGCTCCGGCGCTTGGCTACCAGGCTGGCCGGTGGACCGGCATTGCTGACACCCCGGACGCGGGAGCGGCGGAACTGCCTCCGGTGAGCGGACACGTCATCATCGCCGGGTATGGTCTCAACGGGCGCAATCTGGCGCGGGTTCTCCGGGCGGCAGGCATTCCCTACCGCATCATTGAACTCAACATCGAATCCATCCGGGCTGGTAGAAAGCAGGGCGAACCCATTCTTTATGGCGACGGAACCCGCCGTGAGGTGCTGCATGCGGCCCGGATCGAGGCGGCCCGCGTGCTGGTCGTCGCCATTTCGGATGCCACGGCCACCCGGCGCATTGCGGCGCTGGCGCGTGAGATGAACCCCAATCTGCACATCATCGTGCGGACGCGCTTCGTCTCGGAGATGAACGGCCTCTATGCCTTGGGTGTCCAGCAGGTCATTCCTGAAGAGTTCGAGACGAGTCTGGAGATTTTTGCCCGTGTGTTGCGCGAGTATGGGCTGTCGCGGCAGTACATTCAGCAGCAGGTGGAGATGATTCGCCGCGAGGGCTACCGCCTGCTCGACGCCGACTGCCCGGAGCGGACGACGTTGATTACCGAGCTGGCGACAGTTATCGAGAACGCGACGACGCTTGCCCTGCGCCTGCCCTCCGAAGGGCTGGCGATTGGCCAATCCCTGCGCAAGCTGGCCTTGCGTCCAACCTTTGGGGTGACGGTGGTGGCCGTGCAGCGGGGCGCAGAAACGACGGTCAATCCCGATGCCGATTTCGTACTCGAAGCCGGGGATGTCCTGGTGTTGCTGGGGCGTCCCGAAAAGCTGGAAAGCGCCACAGCGTATCTGACCGGCCAGGCGTCCCTGGTCGAGGGAGAGCGAGTGCCTTGA
- a CDS encoding CDP-alcohol phosphatidyltransferase family protein: protein MRSRAPSDDHYRDILTIPNLITLFRILLVPVFVVCFLRGWFWWATAAFALAGLSDAVDGWLARRLQAQSQLGQALDPIADKLLMLSSYIVMAIPSETNRPIPWWLSGVVIGRDVGIVLTAAIIAQVTGFRDFKPSLPGKVSTFCQVALIVMYLVAQVWAAVHPLLPGCVAVVFGMTVYSGLHYIWFVTREVREFRRRTGDSLP, encoded by the coding sequence TTGAGGTCGCGCGCGCCGTCCGATGATCACTACCGTGACATTCTGACCATTCCCAATCTCATCACCCTGTTCCGCATTCTGCTGGTGCCAGTGTTTGTGGTGTGTTTTCTGCGGGGCTGGTTCTGGTGGGCGACGGCGGCGTTTGCGCTGGCCGGGCTGTCGGATGCGGTGGATGGCTGGTTGGCGCGTCGTCTTCAGGCGCAGAGTCAGCTTGGACAGGCGCTCGATCCCATTGCCGACAAGCTGCTGATGCTGTCGAGCTATATCGTGATGGCCATTCCTTCCGAAACCAACCGGCCGATTCCCTGGTGGCTTTCCGGGGTGGTCATCGGGCGTGATGTCGGGATTGTGCTGACGGCGGCCATCATTGCGCAGGTCACGGGCTTTCGGGACTTCAAGCCATCGCTGCCGGGCAAGGTGAGTACGTTTTGTCAGGTGGCGCTTATCGTCATGTATCTCGTCGCACAGGTGTGGGCGGCCGTGCACCCGCTGCTGCCGGGGTGTGTGGCCGTTGTTTTTGGGATGACGGTGTATTCCGGGTTGCACTACATTTGGTTCGTCACACGTGAAGTCCGGGAATTTCGCCGTCGCACGGGGGACTCCCTGCCATGA
- a CDS encoding AI-2E family transporter, with the protein MTELPSVARPDEASGRAPVPPAVGWRQLRWARWFPSLAALLVVLASWGLLSGLLAHLSYIFQPVFVPLLISGALAYLIKPLADWLDHVGKRWVRSAGVRHTLAVLTAMLVAVMGLVLALFVVIPSLAAQLTQAAKKLPAGYQRFMAMAQPVLEGLQQRYPRQYEQVVGGLRERIADPASLVEPVLVGLSTTFSNVIGVVTSLVNLLLIPFFVYYILKDAGHLERRLLTLVPARHRATANDVLTKVDLALGNFVRGQLIVCFSMSVLYVVGFSLLGVPSALSLGFLSGFGHLIPYIGTFLAGVLTCTLALSDAPSLLQLGLVIGVYVIVQSTESFYLTPFVLGERLDLHPFLVIVGLLVGHHLFGILGVILTVPFLAVGKVLVGVTVEYYERSDFYRYGASPPPSFPAASDGAAAGASTEVSSVAATTSVS; encoded by the coding sequence ATGACCGAGTTGCCATCAGTTGCCAGACCAGACGAAGCTTCCGGGCGCGCACCGGTGCCGCCAGCGGTAGGTTGGCGGCAGTTGCGCTGGGCGCGTTGGTTTCCGTCGTTGGCGGCGCTGTTGGTTGTGCTGGCATCCTGGGGGCTGCTTTCCGGGCTGCTGGCACATTTGTCGTACATTTTCCAGCCGGTTTTCGTGCCGCTGCTCATTTCCGGCGCGCTGGCTTACCTCATCAAGCCGCTGGCGGACTGGCTCGACCACGTCGGGAAGCGGTGGGTGCGCTCTGCCGGTGTTCGGCACACGCTGGCGGTTTTGACGGCCATGCTGGTGGCTGTCATGGGGCTGGTACTGGCGCTGTTTGTTGTCATTCCGAGCCTGGCCGCGCAACTGACCCAAGCGGCCAAAAAGCTCCCGGCCGGTTACCAGCGATTTATGGCGATGGCGCAGCCTGTTCTGGAAGGTCTCCAGCAACGTTACCCCAGGCAGTATGAGCAGGTTGTCGGGGGCCTTCGGGAGCGCATTGCCGATCCGGCGTCCCTGGTGGAGCCGGTGCTGGTGGGGTTGAGCACGACGTTTTCCAATGTCATCGGCGTGGTGACAAGTCTTGTCAACCTGCTGCTCATTCCTTTTTTTGTGTACTACATCCTGAAGGATGCCGGTCATCTGGAGCGCCGCCTGCTGACTCTGGTGCCAGCGCGCCACCGGGCAACGGCCAACGATGTATTGACCAAGGTTGATCTGGCGCTGGGCAATTTCGTGCGTGGGCAGCTTATCGTGTGTTTTTCGATGAGTGTGTTGTACGTGGTGGGTTTCAGCCTGCTCGGTGTTCCGTCAGCTTTGTCGCTGGGCTTCCTGTCCGGGTTTGGGCATCTCATTCCCTACATTGGAACGTTTCTGGCTGGCGTGCTGACCTGTACGCTGGCTCTGTCGGATGCGCCATCCCTCCTGCAGCTTGGACTGGTGATAGGTGTTTACGTCATCGTGCAGAGCACTGAGAGCTTTTACCTGACGCCGTTTGTGCTGGGGGAGCGGTTGGATTTGCATCCTTTTCTGGTCATTGTGGGGCTGCTGGTGGGGCATCATCTGTTCGGCATTCTGGGGGTGATTCTGACGGTGCCGTTCCTGGCGGTTGGGAAAGTGCTGGTTGGGGTGACGGTGGAGTATTACGAGCGTTCGGATTTCTACCGCTACGGTGCATCGCCGCCGCCTTCTTTTCCGGCGGCGTCTGACGGGGCAGCCGCCGGGGCGTCAACCGAGGTGTCGTCCGTGGCAGCCACGACTTCTGTTTCCTGA
- a CDS encoding DNA cytosine methyltransferase, whose amino-acid sequence MLCIPVIDLFAGPGGLSEGFTACYAGKRFHIVLSVEKDFAAHKTLELRSFFRQFPRGEAPDLYYRYLRGELAERSELFDAFPDQAAQAHSSAWHATLGQVPLKEVVRRVETALANARHWVLLGGPPCQAYSVAGRARMKDMASYRLDDRHVLYREYLKIVATFQPTVFVMENVKGILSSRYQDERIFSRILEDLGAPWDSLSPSDAASLPRPRVLHGYRIFSFSTPATWECQLRPDDFIIKSERYGLPQKRHRVILLGIRDDYNVISPVLEESWGKPLSVRAMLDGLPRLRSRLSHGDTDGVGWADTIREEVHSKLGEYTDACLASDVIAVLDTLPVTLGGGGRVVPGGTPPQALTSWLWDDRIGGAVQHESRAHMPSDLHRYLYASCFAARYGRSPKVHEFPKPLWPNHRNAVANERGYVSNFADRFRVQVWDEASTTITAHLAKDGHYFIHPDPGQCRSLTVREAARLQTFPDNYFFEGNRGDQYKQVGNAVPPFLAYQLAGIVSEVFEQCLDQEVERSPTANIVYTSA is encoded by the coding sequence ATGCTCTGCATTCCTGTTATCGATCTGTTTGCCGGACCCGGTGGGCTGAGTGAAGGCTTCACCGCATGCTACGCGGGGAAACGTTTCCACATAGTGCTCTCGGTCGAGAAGGATTTTGCCGCGCACAAAACGCTTGAGCTGCGCAGCTTCTTCAGGCAGTTCCCACGGGGGGAGGCCCCTGACCTCTACTACCGGTATTTGCGCGGTGAACTTGCTGAACGGAGCGAATTGTTTGATGCGTTTCCTGACCAGGCCGCGCAGGCCCATTCATCTGCCTGGCATGCCACTCTCGGACAGGTCCCGCTGAAGGAAGTCGTCAGGCGTGTTGAAACGGCCTTGGCCAATGCCCGCCACTGGGTGTTGCTTGGGGGCCCACCCTGTCAGGCCTATTCTGTTGCCGGCCGGGCCAGGATGAAGGATATGGCCAGCTACCGATTGGATGACCGGCATGTGCTTTACCGTGAATATCTCAAAATCGTGGCCACATTCCAGCCAACGGTGTTTGTGATGGAGAATGTAAAGGGCATCCTCAGCTCGCGTTACCAGGATGAGAGGATATTCAGCCGTATCCTGGAAGACCTTGGAGCGCCTTGGGATTCCCTCTCGCCCTCCGATGCTGCCAGTCTCCCGCGTCCACGTGTCCTGCACGGGTACCGGATATTCTCCTTCAGCACGCCGGCAACCTGGGAATGTCAGCTCAGGCCCGATGACTTCATTATCAAATCTGAGCGTTACGGGCTTCCCCAGAAACGCCACCGGGTCATCCTTCTTGGCATCCGGGATGACTACAACGTCATATCTCCTGTGCTCGAAGAATCCTGGGGAAAGCCACTCTCTGTCAGAGCCATGCTTGACGGTCTGCCCAGGCTGCGCAGCCGCCTGTCCCATGGGGACACGGATGGTGTGGGCTGGGCGGACACCATAAGGGAGGAGGTTCACAGCAAGCTTGGCGAATATACGGATGCATGTCTGGCATCGGATGTCATCGCCGTACTTGACACGCTGCCGGTCACACTGGGAGGAGGAGGCCGGGTTGTGCCGGGCGGCACTCCACCGCAGGCGCTTACCTCGTGGTTGTGGGACGATCGCATTGGCGGAGCTGTGCAGCATGAGTCCAGAGCGCACATGCCTTCCGATCTGCACAGGTATCTGTACGCATCATGTTTTGCTGCCAGGTACGGGCGTTCACCGAAGGTGCATGAGTTCCCGAAACCGCTGTGGCCAAACCACAGGAACGCTGTGGCAAATGAGCGAGGATATGTGAGTAATTTTGCCGACAGGTTCAGGGTACAGGTGTGGGATGAGGCTTCCACGACAATCACGGCACACCTGGCCAAGGACGGACATTATTTCATACACCCGGACCCTGGGCAGTGCCGCAGTCTGACTGTCCGGGAGGCAGCCAGACTTCAGACATTCCCGGACAACTACTTCTTTGAAGGCAACAGAGGGGATCAGTACAAACAGGTTGGGAACGCAGTTCCACCATTTCTGGCTTATCAGCTTGCCGGTATTGTCTCTGAGGTGTTTGAGCAGTGTCTTGACCAGGAGGTGGAGCGGTCGCCCACTGCCAATATCGTTTATACATCTGCCTGA
- a CDS encoding very short patch repair endonuclease, with the protein MADVLTPRQRSRCMARIRGKNTRPEIVIRKKLWSLGLRYRVNYKLPGRPDVVFVSRRLAIFIDGCFWHRCPLHYQSPATNRLFWETKINSNVQRDGDVDAQLAREGWTVLRFWEHEVKNDPDRVIQSILTQVRGQQ; encoded by the coding sequence ATGGCTGACGTGCTGACGCCAAGGCAGCGCAGCCGCTGCATGGCCCGTATCCGTGGAAAGAATACCCGGCCGGAGATTGTGATCCGAAAAAAACTCTGGTCGCTCGGTCTCCGGTACCGGGTAAACTACAAGCTGCCGGGCAGGCCCGATGTCGTCTTTGTCAGCCGACGCCTGGCGATATTCATTGACGGCTGTTTCTGGCACCGCTGCCCGCTGCATTACCAGTCTCCAGCCACCAATCGTCTGTTCTGGGAAACCAAGATCAACAGCAATGTCCAGCGTGACGGCGATGTGGACGCGCAACTTGCCAGGGAGGGCTGGACTGTCCTGAGATTCTGGGAGCATGAGGTGAAGAACGACCCGGACAGGGTGATCCAGTCCATACTGACCCAAGTCAGGGGGCAGCAATGA
- a CDS encoding DUF4149 domain-containing protein, producing MTPTLPVLESSPKTVRESAHPVSSRWQTWVDSLLGISQWLVLALWLGAMVFFSAAVAPSAFGVLPTRYLAGTLVNSVLGKLEWWGLVCGVLLTGIQAAQVIRAGKLTTWAGRLAVGLPVLMTVVVAISKFVVSARLAAIRRALGSELEQLPLDDPTRLTFAAWHQYSVWLMGFNILAAVALVVVYHLWLAPTASTVARDA from the coding sequence ATGACACCAACCCTGCCCGTTCTCGAATCCTCACCTAAGACTGTCCGGGAATCGGCTCACCCTGTGTCCAGCCGGTGGCAGACGTGGGTGGACAGTCTGTTGGGCATCAGTCAGTGGCTGGTCTTGGCATTGTGGCTGGGGGCCATGGTCTTTTTCAGTGCGGCAGTGGCGCCGAGCGCCTTTGGCGTGCTGCCCACACGCTACCTGGCCGGGACGTTGGTCAACAGCGTCCTGGGCAAGCTGGAGTGGTGGGGGCTGGTCTGCGGCGTGCTGCTCACTGGCATCCAGGCGGCTCAGGTCATCCGTGCCGGAAAACTCACAACCTGGGCCGGCCGCCTTGCCGTGGGGCTGCCCGTGCTGATGACAGTCGTCGTTGCCATCTCGAAATTCGTGGTTTCGGCCAGATTGGCGGCGATTCGCCGGGCGCTGGGGAGCGAGCTGGAACAACTGCCCCTCGATGATCCGACACGCCTGACCTTCGCTGCCTGGCATCAGTATTCGGTGTGGCTGATGGGTTTCAACATTCTGGCGGCCGTCGCGCTGGTTGTTGTGTACCACCTGTGGCTGGCACCTACGGCCTCCACGGTTGCACGCGACGCCTGA
- a CDS encoding FHA domain-containing protein, which translates to MLTYLTGRRAGEQVVVADADFFIGRDPAECRLCFDDQEQGVSRRHAKVTWQHGVLTIADAGSTYGTFVNGQQIQGPMPLGVGAIIQLGKGGPCLRVERFDAAPEAAPMPPVQAAPARLAPSVTGSNLGADFGKADPEKTNGGWSWPQRPDAGPVTTKPCLELLNAGVPRRIVLTEPVVTIGRDQGNTIALDQRQFPTVSRQHAVIERQGDTYVIRDMGSFNGTLVNGYRIAAPAPLQPGALIEIGVGGAKFRFVAPETTPAGSSTGEHTVSLASSRGVRLATPQKATEARNFVTRKHFAQGKTPGRLTVGRAPENDIQLDLLQVSKQHAVFGRDAQGWTLEDLKSTNGVYVNGRRITRCRLRATDVVQMGPFLFRLEPEGVAVFDTRSRARIDVFDLTREVPNRHGTGTVRLLDRVRLAIPANEFVGLLGPSGAGKSTLMDALNGMRPAEQGVVLVNGLNLYENIDCFKQSIGYVPQDDIIHRELTVERTLYYVARMRLSSDTSDEEIERILTEVLDVTGLTTRRKVPVGQLSGGQRKRVSIAVELVTQPGIIFLDEPTSGLDPATEEKIMHLFRQIASGGHSVILTTHAMENVRLFDKIVVLMRGRLVWFGPPSEALAYFGITSIKELFDTLGDPNSDEVAIGWQRKYEQSDAYRKYVHEPLAELARTPPATGRPAPSHLTLWRSLGQMLVLSARYARVMLADRLNLAILFGQAPIIALLTGLAVGHDWARDFPYFVLALSAIWFGCSNAAREIVKEMSIYRRERMVNLGIVPYVGSKLVVLTLIGLVQIALLYGVMAAVESVPGSPLLVLPYLMLSHLVGIAMGLLISALVQTSEMATSLVPLVLIPQILFGGLLLPNEGLAKGMSLAMPAMWSYDALKRIGVRQAGLGVLRGVDGEDDPTSEIGRIKQKNQQAVDDFKEQLEAYRKRQQQRLDEYKNDLEGFLRTGGVRPDMPKLEKAPEAPRIEYPPEDKSRFVGFLNDFGSLLLDVGMLMGMFLTLLFLTMLVLRSKDILG; encoded by the coding sequence GTGTTGACATATCTCACCGGTCGCCGTGCTGGTGAGCAGGTTGTTGTGGCAGACGCCGATTTTTTCATCGGGCGCGATCCGGCGGAATGCCGCTTGTGTTTTGACGACCAGGAACAAGGCGTTTCCCGGCGGCACGCCAAGGTCACCTGGCAGCATGGCGTGTTGACCATTGCCGATGCCGGAAGCACCTACGGCACATTTGTCAACGGCCAGCAGATTCAGGGGCCAATGCCGCTGGGTGTCGGAGCCATCATCCAGTTGGGGAAAGGCGGCCCCTGTCTGCGCGTCGAACGCTTCGACGCCGCACCGGAAGCTGCACCCATGCCGCCGGTGCAGGCTGCGCCGGCACGCCTAGCCCCGTCAGTGACCGGCTCCAACCTTGGTGCTGATTTCGGGAAAGCCGATCCTGAGAAAACCAATGGTGGGTGGTCCTGGCCCCAGCGGCCCGATGCCGGACCGGTCACGACCAAGCCCTGCCTTGAGTTGCTCAACGCCGGGGTGCCACGCCGGATTGTGTTGACAGAACCGGTGGTCACGATTGGGCGCGATCAGGGGAATACCATTGCGCTTGACCAACGACAGTTTCCAACCGTTTCGCGGCAGCATGCCGTCATTGAGCGCCAAGGCGATACCTACGTCATCCGCGACATGGGATCGTTCAACGGAACGCTCGTCAATGGCTACCGGATTGCCGCCCCGGCTCCGCTTCAGCCGGGCGCACTCATCGAGATTGGCGTTGGTGGGGCGAAGTTTCGCTTTGTTGCGCCGGAAACGACTCCGGCGGGGTCGTCCACCGGCGAGCACACGGTGTCCCTGGCTTCATCGCGCGGAGTGCGTCTGGCCACGCCGCAAAAGGCGACGGAAGCCAGGAACTTCGTGACGCGCAAACACTTTGCGCAGGGCAAGACACCTGGACGCCTGACGGTGGGGCGGGCGCCGGAAAACGACATCCAGCTTGATCTGCTCCAGGTTTCCAAACAGCACGCCGTCTTTGGGCGGGATGCCCAAGGCTGGACGCTCGAAGACCTCAAGAGCACCAATGGCGTCTATGTCAACGGGCGCCGGATTACCCGGTGCCGGCTGCGCGCAACGGATGTCGTCCAGATGGGCCCGTTTCTCTTTCGGCTCGAACCCGAAGGCGTTGCGGTTTTTGATACACGCAGCCGCGCCCGGATTGACGTATTTGACCTGACCAGGGAAGTGCCCAACCGCCACGGGACAGGCACGGTGCGGTTGCTCGACCGGGTCCGGCTGGCCATTCCGGCCAATGAGTTCGTGGGTTTGCTGGGTCCCTCGGGAGCCGGCAAGTCCACGCTCATGGATGCGCTCAACGGCATGCGTCCGGCCGAGCAGGGCGTTGTGCTGGTCAACGGGCTGAACCTGTACGAAAACATCGACTGCTTCAAGCAATCCATCGGGTACGTCCCACAGGATGACATCATTCACCGCGAGCTGACCGTCGAGCGGACGCTGTACTACGTCGCCCGGATGCGCCTTTCGTCCGATACGAGTGATGAGGAAATCGAGCGCATCCTGACTGAGGTGCTCGATGTGACGGGGCTAACCACGCGCCGCAAGGTTCCGGTGGGGCAACTCTCCGGCGGCCAGCGCAAGCGCGTCTCCATTGCCGTTGAACTCGTGACGCAGCCCGGCATCATCTTTCTCGATGAGCCGACTTCGGGACTCGACCCGGCCACGGAAGAAAAAATCATGCATCTGTTCCGGCAGATTGCTTCGGGCGGGCACTCCGTCATCCTGACGACGCACGCGATGGAGAACGTCCGGCTGTTTGACAAGATCGTGGTTCTCATGCGTGGGCGGCTGGTGTGGTTTGGCCCGCCGTCCGAAGCTCTGGCCTACTTTGGCATTACTAGCATCAAGGAACTCTTTGACACGCTGGGCGATCCGAACAGCGACGAAGTCGCCATCGGTTGGCAGCGGAAATATGAACAGTCCGATGCCTATCGGAAGTACGTCCATGAGCCGCTGGCGGAACTTGCCCGAACGCCGCCGGCGACCGGCCGCCCGGCACCAAGCCATCTCACGCTCTGGCGCAGTCTGGGGCAGATGCTTGTGCTTTCGGCGCGTTATGCGCGCGTCATGCTGGCCGACCGGCTCAACCTGGCGATTCTGTTTGGACAGGCGCCCATCATTGCTTTGCTGACCGGACTGGCGGTTGGTCACGACTGGGCGCGGGATTTTCCGTATTTCGTGCTGGCACTGTCGGCCATCTGGTTTGGATGCTCGAACGCCGCGCGGGAAATCGTCAAGGAAATGAGCATTTACCGGCGGGAACGGATGGTCAACCTGGGCATCGTTCCCTATGTTGGCTCCAAGCTGGTGGTGCTGACCCTGATTGGCCTGGTGCAGATCGCCCTGCTCTATGGGGTGATGGCGGCTGTGGAGTCGGTGCCCGGATCGCCGTTGCTTGTCCTGCCATACCTGATGCTCTCGCATCTGGTGGGCATTGCCATGGGACTGTTGATCTCAGCTCTGGTACAGACCTCGGAGATGGCGACGAGCCTTGTGCCCCTGGTGCTCATTCCACAGATTTTGTTTGGCGGTTTGCTGCTCCCCAACGAGGGACTGGCCAAGGGCATGAGTCTGGCGATGCCGGCAATGTGGTCCTATGACGCGCTCAAGCGGATTGGCGTCAGGCAGGCCGGACTGGGCGTGCTCCGTGGGGTGGACGGGGAAGATGACCCCACCAGTGAAATCGGGCGTATCAAGCAGAAGAACCAGCAGGCCGTTGACGATTTCAAGGAGCAGCTCGAAGCCTACCGGAAACGGCAGCAGCAGCGACTGGATGAATACAAAAACGATCTGGAGGGCTTCCTGCGGACAGGTGGTGTGCGGCCGGACATGCCCAAGCTGGAAAAGGCGCCTGAAGCGCCGCGCATTGAATATCCACCTGAAGACAAGTCGCGTTTCGTCGGCTTTCTCAATGACTTTGGCAGCCTGCTGCTCGATGTCGGGATGCTGATGGGGATGTTCCTGACACTGCTCTTTCTGACAATGCTGGTGCTTCGCAGCAAGGACATTCTCGGATGA